Proteins from a genomic interval of Pseudomonadota bacterium:
- a CDS encoding aminotransferase class I/II-fold pyridoxal phosphate-dependent enzyme produces the protein MGTALNRDANAPGFDAALLAGLQHLKEHYQYRTRRVKEGAEGPEIEVEGRRYVDFSSNDYLGLSGDARVVTAFRRGLGRYGAGAGASHLVSGHCQPHHALELELAAFTGRPRALLFSTGYLANLGIASALFRRNDTVIEDRANHASLVDAAILARSRLVRYPHRNIGALERLLSKGRGGRTYVVTDAVFSMDGDLAPLVEIASLCARHKAVLVVDDAHGFGVLGVDG, from the coding sequence GCGCTGAATCGGGACGCTAACGCGCCGGGGTTCGATGCGGCCCTGCTTGCCGGACTGCAACACCTCAAAGAGCACTATCAATATCGCACACGCCGGGTTAAAGAAGGCGCGGAAGGTCCGGAGATCGAGGTCGAAGGCCGTCGCTATGTCGATTTCTCCAGCAACGATTATCTCGGTTTAAGCGGCGACGCGCGCGTTGTTACCGCGTTTCGGCGTGGTTTGGGACGCTATGGCGCCGGCGCCGGCGCGTCGCATCTGGTCTCGGGTCATTGCCAGCCTCATCACGCGCTGGAGCTTGAATTGGCTGCGTTTACCGGCCGGCCCAGGGCGCTGTTATTCTCAACAGGCTATCTGGCGAACCTCGGGATCGCCAGCGCGTTGTTTCGGCGAAACGATACCGTGATCGAGGATCGGGCCAACCATGCCTCGCTGGTCGATGCGGCGATCCTCGCGCGCTCTCGCCTGGTGCGTTATCCCCATCGCAATATCGGGGCGCTTGAACGCCTGCTTTCAAAAGGCCGGGGCGGGCGCACCTATGTCGTGACGGATGCCGTTTTTAGCATGGACGGCGACCTCGCGCCTTTGGTCGAAATCGCCAGCTTGTGCGCGCGGCACAAAGCGGTGCTGGTGGTTGATGACGCGCATGGGTTCGGCGTGTTGGGTGTGGATGGGG